In Amyelois transitella isolate CPQ chromosome 5, ilAmyTran1.1, whole genome shotgun sequence, one DNA window encodes the following:
- the LOC132904452 gene encoding uncharacterized protein LOC132904452, whose product MLHTIILLVALVEIYGQAAPSVKEKPIKPYMFPIPFELPNRNDKADQCYIRIEDVDITETLVVKCYIAHDFLRSYIHDYNAIKMTEDDVNVSLWSERPRNQEDTIPKIPENDFKGVKDWKTTTVLDPITGMRLYVTQKADCRLVMYSREGMSNYNVDCAPFLYFVNDRISGSGVFLQGEILLIAICFFLISITSPISN is encoded by the coding sequence ATGTTGCACACTATAATACTCCTTGTTGCTCTAGTAGAAATCTACGGACAAGCAGCCCCAAGTGTCAAAGAAAAACCGATCAAACCTTACATGTTCCCGATACCTTTTGAACTACCAAACAGAAACGATAAAGCAGATCAGTGCTACATAAGAATAGAAGATGTGGATATTACTGAAACTCTAGTAGTGAAGTGTTATATAGCTCATGATTTCCTTCGAAGCTACATCCATGATTATAATGCTATCAAAATGACTGAAGATGACGTCAACGTCAGTCTGTGGAGCGAGCGGCCGAGAAATCAAGAAGATACCATCCCAAAGATTCCCGAAAATGACTTTAAAGGCGTCAAAGATTGGAAGACGACCACAGTTTTGGATCCTATTACGGGGATGAGGTTGTACGTCACCCAAAAAGCAGACTGCAGACTAGTGATGTACAGCAGAGAAGGCATGTCGAATTACAATGTTGACTGTGCCCCGTTTCTATACTTCGTGAATGACAGAATTAGTGGGAGCGGTGTGTTTTTACAGGGTGAAATTTTGCTGATTGCCATTTGTTTTTTCCTCATATCGATCACAAGTCCGATATCAAATTAG